The DNA segment TACGAGGAAAACCTAATTGAATTCCCGATGAAGTTGCTTGTACATCCTGAAGAGTATATAGTGTTTGTTTTTGAGAGCTTTGATTATCTGGAGTAATTAACTCAAATACCACTTGATCATCTGCTAGCTCTGGTTCCTTTTCTCTACTAATAAAATTATTTTCATCTAAAAAAAACGGCGGCTTTCTCAAAACTCGATACTGATAAGTTTTACCCTGAAAATCAATATTTTTTAAACTCGGATTTACTAACTCCTCGGCTAATTCTGCATAGTCGCTTGGTGGCTGCAAATCCTTGGCTAAAGTTCCAGGTTGTACCGTCCAAGTATTGTTAAACCGACAAAATACAAAATCCTGTCTTAAAGATTGAAACTTGAGAGTATCAGCATCTGGCAAAATATTGTAAATATGGAAATCAAACCTATCAGATAAATTTTCATCTGGCTGGGGAACAGCTAAAGCCACAACTGTATCCTGGGGACAATTTTCTACTTGCGGTTTAGCGACATTATTTGTCTGCTCCGAATTATTAGAGACGGAAATACAGGAATTGAGTAATAAAAAAGTACCGAAAAATGGGATAAAAAGTTTCATGATTAAAATTACTGATTGGAGAGATTCAAATCCCCGACTTCTTGAAGAGGTCGGGGATAGTTCTAGTTTTCTAGCGTACTTGGTGGTATGCGCTATGCAGACGTTAAAAAATCTAAATTTCCCTAAAGACTACTGATTTTGTTCCGTATTTAAATCTTGCCATACGCCCTGCAAATACTTACCCCAATTTGCAGCGAGAGGAACTTCTGTAAATGGAATGCGTACAGACTGGGATTCAGACAAGATGAATTCCAACTCAATGACTCGACCTTTTTGGGGATAATTTTCTACTTCTAATACTTTTTCATCTACCAAAAGACGTATATCTTTAACATCTAGCAAAGAAAAAGTTTCTAATTTAATTGGACCTTTAGTTGTGGGTTTACCCCAAGTTATATTGTAATCTTTTAGACCCAATACAGCATAAATATCATATTTAGCTTTGTCAAATTGCTCGGCCCAAACACGATATGCTTCCAACTTCTGGTATTCCCTTGAGCCTTGCCAAGCCAACCAGAAAAATGCAACTAGTAAAGGCAACCATAAAAGACCACGTTCCATTTTTTAAACAGTCCTAACTATTGAGTAAAAATTGTCAAAAGTACACCAATGAGGTACGAAGATAAGTTATGGTAGTGAGCAAACTGGCAAAAAGCGGTAATCAGTTGAAATGAAAAGACTTATATTATTGTGCTTGTTTGTCATCGGGCTGGGGGCTGCTGTGTTTGGATTCCTGAATTTTCAGGGTTTAGCAGCTAAAGGCGAGTTTGAGACGATTGTGCTAGATTTTCGCCAAGATATTCCCGCAGAGGTAATACAGCAGAATTTACAAGCGATCGCTCAAGAATACAACGTCACACCCGAATTAGACAATCAGTTTTCAGCGCCGGATAATGTGTATATTATTAAAGGCGATCGCCAGCGATTGAAAAAACTCAAAAAATCGCCATTCGCCGAATATATACAATTAATCGAGCCAAATTACATCTATAGAAAGATTCCTCTCCCAGCTGAAGCAACTTGGTTTGAAGATATTTTACAATCTCCAGATAATCAAGCAAATCCGGCATTAATTGGCCCGAACGACCAATATTACAGCAAACAGTGGAACCTACACAACATCGGCATGGAAGGCGCATGGAGTCAAACCAAAGGCAGCGGCGTAACAGTAGCTGTCATTGACACTGGCATAACTCGCGTGCGTGACTTGGTAGACACGAAATTTGTGAAAGGGTATGATTTTGTCAGCGATCGCGAAGAAGCCACAGATGACAATGGACACGGTACTCACGTCGCTGGCACCATAGCCCAAGCCACCAATAACACCTATGGTGTAGCCGGCATAGCTTACGAAGCCAGTCTCATGCCCTTAAAAGTCCTCAGCGCCTACGGTGGCGGAACCATCGCCGATATTGCCGAAGCGATTAAATTCGCTGCCGACAACGGTGCAGACGTAATTAATATGAGCTTAGGCGGTGGTGGTGAAAGCCAGTTAATGAAGCAAGCCATTGACTACGCCCATAACAAAGGTGTCACCATTGTCGCCGCCGCCGGTAACGAAAATGCCAATGGCGCAAGTTATCCCGCACGTTACCCCCACGTCATTGGCGTTTCCGCATTTGGTCCAGGTGGAGAAAAAGCCCCCTATTCCAACTTTGGCGCAGGCGTAGATATTTCTGCCCCTGGTGGTAGTGAAGCCGGGACAATTCTCCAAGAAACCATCGACCCCGAAAACAACAACGAAGGAGTATTTCTCGGACTCCAGGGAACCAGCATGGCTTCCCCCCACGTTGCAGGTGTAGCAGCATTAATTAAAGCATCTGGAGTCACAGAACCAGACGAAATATTAAAAGTCCTCAAGCAGTCAGCAAGAGTTATCCAAGATGATAGCTTCAACTATTATGGCGCTGGACAACTTAACGCCGAAGCAGCCGTAAAACTAGCCACACAAGGACAAATCAGCTTCCAAGACTTCTTCCGATGGTTAAGAGATAACGGCTATCTCAACCCCCGTTTTTGGATTGATGGTGGTGCAGTAGCACTCATACCGAAGCTAATGATGGTATTCGGTTCCTATCTACTGGCTTGGTTTTTGCGAGTTTACTTCCCCTTCGCCTGGAGTTGGTCCTTATCCAGTGGCTTAGTTGCGGGTAGTTCTGGTTTATTCTTCCTACGCGGATTATATATCTTTGACCTACCCCAATGGCCATTCCGAATTTTAGGCAGTTCCATTCCCGAACTAGGAAACACCCTACAAGGAACAAACGCCTTAAATCCCATATTTGCCAGCGTCCTCATTCCCGTAGTCTTAATAGCATTATTCTTAGGACATCCTAGCTGGAAATGGTTTGCCATTGGTTCCAGCCTGGGCTTCGCGGCATTTTTAACAGTTAGTGCCATTTACGACCCAACAGTTTGGGGCTTAGGAAGTAGCTACCTAGCGAGGAGTTTCCTCATTGTCAACGCCTTACTCTGTTATGGAATAGCACGTTTAGCATTAAAGACCGAAACTCAAACAGCATAAGGGACTTCCAAGGAACAAAATCCCCAATTTGTAGGGTGGGTTAGGACGATAGTCCGTAACCCACCATAAACTTAAGAGATAATGCTCGGTTATGCTGCGCTTTAGCGTTTGCGGAGCGTCTCTTAGAGAAGCCATGCTTGGCTCTATCCCCCCTAAAATTTTTAGGCAATTTATTTTCGAGTATTCCCTAAGTGCAAAGTATTTCCAAATACCCCCACACCCTAAAATATGAGCATTACAGTTACAGGTACAATTCAACGCCGAGATATTGGTACTGGCGCTTGGGCGTTAGTCACAGATAACGGCAATACTTACGAAATTCTCAGAGGTGCCGACAAAAACTTGCTCAAAGCCGGACAAACAGCGAAAGTTACAGGACAAGTACGTGAAGATGTCATGACCATGGCGATGATTGGCCCTGTCCTGGAAGTCAAATCATTTGAGCTAGTGTAGGCATTTATTCCTCTTGACCTCAGTTAAAGTTTTATTGCTTTATGTAATCAAAGCAGCACGTTAGAGCGCGCAAATTCACTGTCAAGCCTGTGATGAAATGATCCCCCGGCTGGTTAGAGTGTCAACTCTAGCCAAGAAAAATCTAGATATTTACCAGAAAATTGTGATAATATAGATTAAACTACAATCAATACATCTACAAAATGTAGTTCTGCACAATATCTAGGCAATAACTTAGGCAAGTCCAAAAAGTAATGCAAAATGCAATACTTGTATGCTTTAAGGATAATATTATTGGGGTGAAGTAACCTAGAAAGTGTGATAAACACTACGAGTATTTGAAATACCTCATCGGTGCAGAGGTTGATAACTATTTAGGAAATTAGCAAATCTCGTAAACATATCTCGACAGTCATCTCTGTTTGGGCATATGATAGGGGAAAGCTAATTGTGCTACCATCAACCAAGTTCTGACTTATCCGGGGTGCAAAAGGTTAATTGGTGTAATACCCTTGAAACCCTTGGCAAAAACCAATTACTGAAAAACTCATAACTTAAGTCCTCTGTTAATTCTTTAACAGCCTCTAACTGGGAGTATTAAGTCAAACTGTGAAAACAGTGAGCTTTCAACTGCTTCATACAGGCAGAACCTAAAGCATTGAGTTAAATTTGTGTAGTTCAATCTAATTGAAGGTAGTTTTGTACAAACTTTTCTAACTGGGTTACACTGAAGTCCTGTCAACAAACTATGATAATCATAGAAATAAAAAACTATCCACAGTAGAATATTTTTAGAATATTGCGTTATAATGTTTGCCTAAGCATCTACAAATGAGCGAAGGCTATCGGCAGAAGACATTTAATAAAACTCCATCAAATCTTTGCCCGTTATGGGAGTTAGTTATCAGGGTGTGTCTACTAATTAAATGTTCTAAGGTTAAACGCATCTTTCCGGATAAATCTTTCCCAAGATTTGTTATTATTCTATTTGAATAAAAAAATCCCCTAGTGGTGGCAGCCAGCCAGGGGAGTTAGTTATCAGGGTGTATCTACAAATCAACTTTTCTAGGACTAAATAGTATGTTCCGGATAGAATTGTCACAATTGGGAATGTTGGCTATACCCAACATAAAAAAATCCCTCAGTGGTGGCGGTCTAGGGGAGTTAATTATCAGGACGCATTTATCAAGAATCGGTTTTTAGCTGAAAGAGTTGGGTTTATTCTGGACACTGGACAAAATTATCATTAATGATATGATGGTTGCTATTCACAGAATAAAAAAATCCCCCAGTGAGTGTTAGTCAGGCAGGGGAATTAATTATCAGGTTGCATTTACTAATTTAATCTTCGCGCTGCAACTACCATTTCCCGGAAAGACATATGAAGGTTACTGTTAACTGAACAAAAAAATCCCCCAACAGGTGTTAGACGNNNNNNNNNNNNNNNNNNNNNNNNNNNNNNNNNNNNNNNNNNNNNNNNNNNNNNNNNNNNNNNNNNNNNNNNNNNNNNNNNNNNNNNNNNNNNNNNNNNNNNNNNNNNNNNNNNNNNNNNNNNNNNNNNNNNNNNNNNNNNNNNNNNNNNNNNNNNNNNNNNNNNNNNNNNNNNNNNNNNNNNNNNNNNNNNNNNNNNNNNNNNNNNNNNNNNNNNNNNNNNNNNNNNNNNNNNNNNNNNNNNNNNNNNNNNNNNNNNNNNNNNNNNNNNNNNNNNNNNNNNNNNNNNNNNNNNNNNNNNNNNNNNNNNNNNNNNNNNNNNNNNNNNNNNNNNNNNNNNNNNNNNNNNNNNNNNNNNNNNNNNNNNNNNNNNNNNNNNNNNNNNNNNNNNNNNNNNNNNNNNNNNNNNNNNNNNNNNNNNNNNNNNNNNNNNNNNNNNNNNNNNNNNNNNNNNNNNNNNNNNNNNNNNNNNNNNNNNNNNNNNNNNNNNNNNNNNNNNNNNNNNNNNNNNNNNNNNNNNNNNNNNNNNNNNNNNNNNNNNNNNNNNNNNNNNNNNNNNNNNNNNNNNNNNNNNNNNNNNNNNNNNNNNNNNNNNNNNNNNNNNNNNNNNNNNNNNNNNNNNNNNNNNNNNNNNNNNNNNNNNNNNNNNNNNNNNNNNNNNNNNNNNNNNNNNNNNNNNNNNNNNNNNNNNNNNNNNNNNNNNNNNNNNNNNNNNNNNNNNNNNNNNNNNNNNNNNNNNNNNNNNNNNNNNNNNNNNNNNNNNNNNNNNNNNNNNNNNNNNNNNNNNNNNNNNNNNNNNNNNNNNNNNNNNNNNNNNNNNNNNNNNNNNNNNNNNNNAAAAATTTATCATAATTATGGTTGATGTTTACCAAAGATGCAAAACCGCTAAATTTTTTTAGGCAGGTGCGAGCTAATCCAGATAAACTTATAGCCGAGGCCACAAAACAACTGGGTTCAGAAACATTCAGTAGCAGGATGCATCTAAGGTATCAGAAGGAGCGAAAAATCGAATTGAAACTTTCGCGTTTCAAACTAGATTTAGGAGGCGAACAGGAAAAGTTGTGACCCAGGAATTTCACATTTCCGTAACCCCAGTAGGGC comes from the Nodularia sp. NIES-3585 genome and includes:
- a CDS encoding S8 family peptidase, with the protein product MKRLILLCLFVIGLGAAVFGFLNFQGLAAKGEFETIVLDFRQDIPAEVIQQNLQAIAQEYNVTPELDNQFSAPDNVYIIKGDRQRLKKLKKSPFAEYIQLIEPNYIYRKIPLPAEATWFEDILQSPDNQANPALIGPNDQYYSKQWNLHNIGMEGAWSQTKGSGVTVAVIDTGITRVRDLVDTKFVKGYDFVSDREEATDDNGHGTHVAGTIAQATNNTYGVAGIAYEASLMPLKVLSAYGGGTIADIAEAIKFAADNGADVINMSLGGGGESQLMKQAIDYAHNKGVTIVAAAGNENANGASYPARYPHVIGVSAFGPGGEKAPYSNFGAGVDISAPGGSEAGTILQETIDPENNNEGVFLGLQGTSMASPHVAGVAALIKASGVTEPDEILKVLKQSARVIQDDSFNYYGAGQLNAEAAVKLATQGQISFQDFFRWLRDNGYLNPRFWIDGGAVALIPKLMMVFGSYLLAWFLRVYFPFAWSWSLSSGLVAGSSGLFFLRGLYIFDLPQWPFRILGSSIPELGNTLQGTNALNPIFASVLIPVVLIALFLGHPSWKWFAIGSSLGFAAFLTVSAIYDPTVWGLGSSYLARSFLIVNALLCYGIARLALKTETQTA